In Amia ocellicauda isolate fAmiCal2 chromosome 7, fAmiCal2.hap1, whole genome shotgun sequence, one genomic interval encodes:
- the eps8l1a gene encoding epidermal growth factor receptor kinase substrate 8-like protein 1a isoform X3, with protein sequence MADTSQYLVNHLVSLPVQAGSEVGSLGDAVLALGRLDTQGRIWRQEMVMQVQSEAVRLIDCQSQDELEEYPLSCVQRCEAVLSERRYPSLLLLLCQEPSQKQPEVHIFNCQHLRAELIRDDIISAMSDHRNKGNTRAETLRYNKSQMQDLQSQAAGIRVPPPTAPRSSGAVRVLLSTPPSHPGAPAPNPSAYPGQTQHKVNGSDNEQRQSIRAEREVEVLNHCFDDIEEFMGKLQKSAEAFKVLSQRKRGKRHRKKEVGEGLLTVRSRPPSEEEFIDIFQKFRYCFCLLARLKPHIVNPDALELLHYLIKPLDMMVKTTGGPALAASVSSPALTSGAVTLLQDNLIGTERQLWTALGPNWTQSHPPASNYTPQFLSGWQPDSDPDWQDPVQLQHREDNMKAKSPVAPAPKALPPLSRDERDSASASVAPEGHLYSCSYDFVARNSSELSVLQGETLEVVDSSKRWWKCRNHYGQIGFVPFNILEPAGTGPPDRLTTTHTPLRQHSDRSSSYNPPSPSAFTSDPGTTRPHSWHPQTPPHTGADTERVMLMNDELLQRLARGGASRPLVIPRSSDTSAPLDYNSPPHEVQGWLQAKGFNEQTVQCLGVLTGAQLFSLNKEELRSVSPQEGTRVYSQIMVQKSLLEDAHSATELETVMQKQKKKVDLKLETQQGSTL encoded by the exons GATGAGCTGGAGGAGTATCCCCTATCCTGTGTGCAGCGCTGCGAAGCTGTTCTATCAGAGCGCCGCTACCCCTCCCTCCTTTTGCTGCTGTGCCAGGAGCCCAGCCAGAAACAGCCTGAGGTCCACATCTTCAACTGCCAACACCTGAgg GCAGAGTTAATTCGTGATGACATCATTTCTGCAATGTCGGATCACAGGAACAAGGGCAACACCAGAGCAGAGACACTGAG gtaTAATAAGTCTCAGATGCAAGACCTCCAGTCCCAAGCTGCAGGGATCAGGGTCCCCCCCCCCACGGCACCCCGATCTTCTGGAGCCGTCAGAGTGCTGCTGTCCACCCCCCCCAGCCACCCTGGAGCCCCCGCCCCCAATCCCTCTGCCTACCCAGGACAAACCCAGCACAAAG TGAACGGTTCAGACAATGAACAGAGACAATCTatcagagcagagagagaggtg GAGGTGCTGAATCATTGCTTTGACGACATCGAGGAGTTCATGGGGAAGCTGCAGAAGTCAGCAGAGGCCTTTAAAGTGCTGAGTCAGAGGAAGAGGGGCAAGAGACACAGAAAGAAGGAAGTGGGGG AGGGGCTGCTGACCGTGCGCTCTCGCCCCCCAAGTGAAGAGGAATTCATCGACATCTTCCAGAAATTCAGATACTGCTTCTGCCTACTG GCGCGTCTGAAGCCACACATTGTGAATCCCGATGCTCTGGAGCTGCTGCACTACCTGATCAAACCCCTGGACATG aTGGTGAAGACAACAGGAGGCCCAGCACTGGCGGCCTCAGTGTCCAGCCCTGCACTGACCAGTGGAGCGGTCACGCTGCTGCAGGACAATTTGATTGGCACCGAGAGGCAGCTATGGACAGCTCTGGGGCCCAACTGGACACAGAGCCA tcctcCCGCCTCTAACTACACTCCTCAGTTCCTGTCGGGCTGGCAGCCAGACTCTGACCCGGACTGGCAGGACCCAGTGCAGCTGCAGCACAGGGAGGACAACATGAAGGCCAAG tctcCAGTTGCACCTGCCCCCAAGGCCTTGCCCCCCCTGTCCAGAGATGAGAG gGACAGTGCCAGTGCCAGTGTGGCTCCAGAGGGGCAtctctacagctgcagctacgACTTTGTGGCTCGAAACAGCAGTGAGCTGAGTGTCCTGCAGGGAGAGACACTGGAG gtgGTGGACTCCTCTAAGCGATGGTGGAAGTGTCGGAATCACTATGGTCAGATTGGTTTTGTGCCCTTCAATATCCTGGAGCCGGCGGGAACTGGACCCCCAGACCGGCTGACCACCACACACACCCCACTCAGACAGCACAGCGACAgg TCATCCTCTTACAACCCACCCAGTCCCTCAGCGTTTACCTCTGACCCTGGCACCACCCGACCCCACAGCTGGCACCCCCAAACCCCACCGCACACTGGAGCGGACACTGAGAGAG TGATGCTAATGAATGATGAGCTTCTGCAGAGATTGGCTCGGGGGGGTGCCTCTCGTCCTCTGGTCATCCCTCGCTCCTCAGACACCTCCGCCCCTCTGGATTACAACTCGCCCCCCCACGAGGTGCAGGGCTGGCTGCAGGCGAAGGGATTTAATGAGCA gaCAGTGCAGTGTCTGGGGGTGCTGACTGGTGCTCAGCTCTTTTCCCTTAATAAGGAGGAGCTGCGCTCAGTGTCACCACAAGAGGGCACCAGAGTCTACAGCCAGATCATGGTGCAGAAGTCACTGCTGGAG GATGCTCATAGTGCCACAGAGCTGGAGACTGTGATGcagaaacagaagaagaaagtGGATCTGAAGCTGGAGACACAGCAGGGAAGCACCCTGTGA
- the LOC136752949 gene encoding protein kinase C and casein kinase substrate in neurons protein 3, whose amino-acid sequence MSTPPSDAPPEEANSQSFWMPGNYQRCVRRPEDSFSSCSELVACFQERARVERLYAQQLSEWSAKWKPLVDASPLYGSLLRAWQCFLSSADRLSALHSSICRSLVSEDGDRVRTWQRDTFHRKLFGGFRESHDLENGFARAQKPWAKRLKKLEKARAAFHKASRKEHTARERESHSRGNPDVAIEKQRRIQEERESATQETERLRARYEKVLEEVTRYAPRYMEEMEAVFDQSQEEERKRISFLKQAFLSIHRHLDITNNESVRAVYSELHQSIMSISEPEDLRWWRNAHGPGMPTDWPHFQEWIPDKKQQKKNKKELEKKVTLERNAVSGVKVRALYDYTGQEPDELSFRAGEEFLKTEEEDDQGWCRGAKEGGREGLYPANYVEVLQ is encoded by the exons atGTCGACCCCCCCGAGCGATGCCCCCCCCGAAGAGGCCAACAGCCAGAGCTTCTGGATG ccgGGGAATTACCAGCGCTGCGTGCGGCGGCCAGAGGACAGCTTCTCGTCCTGCTCAGAGCTGGTGGCCTGCTTCCAGGAGCGTGCACGTGTTGAGCGCCTTTACGCACAGCAGCTCAGCGAGTGGAGCGCCAAGTGGAAGCCCCTGGTAGATGCCA gcccTCTGTATGGTTCTCTTCTCAGGGCCTGGCAGTGCTTCCTCTCTTCAGCTGACCGCCTCTCCGCCCTGCACTCATCCATCTGCCGCTCCCTCGTCTCCGAGGATGGGGACCGTGTGCGTACCTGGCAACGCGACACCTTCCACCGCAAGCTCTTTGGCGGATTTCGCGAGTCACATGACCTGGAGAATGGCTTTGCACGCGCTCAGAAGCCCTGGGCCAAGCGGCTGAAGAAG CTGGAGAAAGCCCGGGCTGCATTCCACAAGGCAAGCAGGAAGGAGCACACAGCgcgcgagagagagagccacTCACGTGGGAATCCAGACGTTGCCATTGAGAAACAAAGGAGGAtacaagaagagagagagagtgccaCCCAGGAGActgagaga CTGCGCGCTAGATATGAGAAGGTGCTGGAAGAAGTGACACGTTACGCTCCACGCTACATGGAAGAGATGGAGGCCGTGTTCGACCAATCACAGGAGGAGGAGCGCAAGCGTATCAGCTTCCTGAAACAGGCCTTCCTGTCCATCCACAGACACCTCGACATCACCAACAATGAGAG tgTGAGGGCAGTGTACAGTGAGCTGCATCAGTCCATCATGTCCATCAGTGAGCCAGAGGACCTGCGATGGTGGCGGAACGCCCACGGCCCTGGCATGCCAACGGACTGGCCCCACTTTCAG GAATGGATCCCTGATAAGAAacagcagaagaaaaacaagaaggagCTGGAGAAGAAAGTGACACTGGAGAGAAA TGCTGTGTCAGGGGTCAAAGTTCGAGCCCTGTATGATTACACTGGACAAGAACCAGACGAGCTGAGCTTCAGAGCAG GAGAGGAGTTCCTGAAGACAGAAGAGGAGGATGACCAGGGCTGGTGCAGAGGAgcgaaggagggagggagagaaggactGTACCCTGCCAATTATGTGGAGGTGCTGCAGTAA
- the syt3 gene encoding synaptotagmin-C: protein MSGDWDEDLCKKALMLVEELCFHSPAGYHDNERCQEFNYMLRGRAQTDTDISVSLLSVIVTFCGIVLLSVSLFVSWKLCWVPWRDKGTGGTGLGLTSGLLGGGGGGGGGSSSLLPPLLQPRKDVHSSSSLYPSLSSSVPPQPHPLPPLQTQQFSDMLVVERVELVGGGGGGGGGVGGGGGGGVQSSIPEMQEHSYLDMDIYPPTGGGGGLKLSQTSPELPPVTDSSSSCQTHRELPNAHSQQQVTARPPRPMTHQLSSPDFHGDEKTEQLTSIGQIKPELYRLRQEGTGDGKQGSTTTCGKISFLLRYAYNTEQLVVKILKALDLPAKDANGFSDPYVKIYLLPDRKKKYQTKVHRKTLNPVFNETFQFGVPLSELHCRKLHFSVYDFDRFSRHDLIGQVVVDNLLDYSEGGAGDKPVWRDIVEGTAEKADLGELNFSLCFLPTAGRLTATIIKATNLKAMDLTGFSDPYVKASLICDGRRLKKRKTSIKKSTLNPSYNEALVFDIPPDSVHSVSLVIAVMDYDCIGHNEVIGMCRVGSDAEGPGREHWNAMLANPRKPIEHWHQLVEEKTMNTYVSKSATASPKPHIVVDSPHSE from the exons ATGTCAGGAGACTGGGACGAGGACCTGTGCAAGAAGGCTCTGATGCTGGTGGAGGAACTATGCTTCCATTCACCAGCTGGGTACCACGACAACGAGAGGTGCCAGGAGTTCAACTACATGCTGAGGGGGCGCGCACAGACTGACACAG aCATCTCGGTCAGCCTGCTCTCCGTCATCGTGACATTCTGCGGCATTGTGCTGCTCAGCGTCTCGCTCTTCGTGTCCTGGAAGCTATGCTGGGTCCCCTGGAGGGACAAGGGCACCGGGGGGACAGGGCTGGGCCTGACCTCGGGGCTGCTGGGaggtggagggggtgggggaggggggtcctcctccctcctccctcccttgcTGCAGCCCCGCAAGGATgtacactcctcctcctccctctatCCATCACTCTCCTCCTCCGTGCCACCGCAGCCacaccccctgccccccctgcagacccagcagttctctgacatgctggtggtggagagagtggaactggtggggggcgggggcgggggaGGGGGCGGAGTAGGAGGCGGAGGCGGGGGAGGGGTTCAGTCATCTATACCCGAGATGCAAGAACACTCCTACCTGGATATGGATATCTACCCCCCtactggaggaggaggag gtctGAAGTTGAGTCAGACATCGCCCGAGTTGCCCCCGGTAACAGACTCCTCCTCTTCCTGTCAGACTCACAGGGAGCTGCCCAATGCACACTCACAACAGCAAGTTACTGCCag GCCCCCCCGCCCGATGACACACCAGCTGTCTAGCCCCGATTTCCATGGCGACGAGAAGACGGAGCAGCTGACCAGCATCGGGCAGATCAAGCCGGAACTGTACAGACTGCGGCAGGAGGGCACGGGGGACGGCAAACAGGGCAGCACCACCACCTGTGGGAAAATCAGCTTCCTGCTCAGATACGCCTAcaa CACGGAGCAGCTGGTAGTGAAGATCTTGAAGGCTCTGGATCTTCCTGCCAAAGATGCCAATGGCTTCTCTGACCCCTACGTCAAGATCTACCTTCTGCCTGACCGCAAGAAGAAGTACCAGACCAAG GTGCACAGGAAGACTCTGAACCCGGTGTTCAATGAGACATTCCAGTTTGGTGTTCCGCTGTCCGAGCTGCATTGCCGCAAGCTGCATTTCAGCGTCTATGACTTCGACCGCTTCTCACGCCACGACCTCATAGGCCAGGTGGTGGTGGACAACCTGCTGGACTACAGCGAGGGCGGGGCCGGCGACAAGCCTGTGTGGAGGGACATAGTGGAGGGGACTGCT gagaagGCTGACCTGGGGGAGCTCAACTTCTCTCTGTGTTTCCTGCCCACTGCCGGCCGCCTCACCGCCACTATCATCAAGGCCACCAACCTCAAGGCCATGGACCTCACTGGCTTTTCTG accCCTATGTCAAGGCATCTCTGATCTGCGATGGTCGCCGGCTGAAGAAGCGAAAGACGTCGATAAAGAAGAGCACGCTGAACCCCTCCTACAACGAGGCACTGGTTTTCGACATCCCGCCGGACAGCGTCCACTCCGTCAGCCTAGTCATTGCCGTCATGGACTACGactg tatcggGCACAATGAGGTGATTGGGATGTGCCGAGTGGGCAGCGATGCCGAGGGACCAGGCAGAGAGCACTGGAACGCCATGCTTGCCAACCCCCGCAAGCCCATTGAGCACTGGCACCAGCTGGTCGAG gaGAAGACAATGAATACTTATGTGTCTAAAAGTGCCACAGCCTCCCCTAAACCCCACATAGTAGTGGACAGTCCTCACTCTGAGTAG